A region of Allocoleopsis franciscana PCC 7113 DNA encodes the following proteins:
- the fba gene encoding class II fructose-bisphosphate aldolase (catalyzes the reversible aldol condensation of dihydroxyacetonephosphate and glyceraldehyde 3-phosphate in the Calvin cycle, glycolysis, and/or gluconeogenesis), which yields MALVPMRLLLDHAAENGYGIPAFNVNNMEQIQAIMQAAHATDSPVILQASRGARKYAGENFLRHLILAAVETYPHIPIVMHQDHGNEPATCYSAIKNGFTSVMMDGSLEADAKTPASYEYNVDVTREVVKVAHAIGASVEGELGCLGSLETGMGEAEDGHGFEGKLDHSQLLTDPDQAVDFVEQTQVDALAVAIGTSHGAYKFTRKPTGEILAISRIEEIHRRLPNTHLVMHGSSSVPEDLLAMINEFGGAIPETYGVPVEEIQKGIKSGVRKVNIDTDNRLAITAAVREALAGNPKEFDPRHFLKPSITYMQKVCAERYQQFGTAGNASKIKQVSLEEYAAKYAKGELTATIKKAAIA from the coding sequence ATGGCGCTCGTACCAATGCGACTGCTACTCGATCATGCGGCTGAAAATGGTTACGGCATCCCGGCGTTCAACGTCAACAACATGGAGCAGATCCAAGCAATCATGCAAGCTGCCCATGCAACCGATAGCCCTGTGATTCTCCAGGCTTCTCGTGGCGCTCGCAAGTACGCTGGCGAAAACTTCCTCCGTCACCTGATTCTGGCTGCGGTGGAAACCTATCCCCACATTCCCATCGTCATGCACCAAGACCATGGTAACGAGCCTGCTACTTGCTACTCTGCCATCAAGAACGGTTTTACCAGCGTGATGATGGATGGTTCTCTGGAAGCTGATGCGAAGACCCCAGCCAGCTACGAGTACAACGTCGATGTGACTCGTGAAGTGGTAAAAGTGGCTCATGCCATCGGTGCTAGCGTTGAAGGTGAACTCGGCTGTTTGGGTTCTCTGGAGACCGGTATGGGTGAAGCCGAAGATGGTCACGGCTTCGAGGGCAAGCTTGACCACTCTCAACTGCTGACCGACCCGGATCAAGCGGTTGACTTCGTTGAGCAAACTCAAGTTGATGCCCTAGCTGTTGCGATCGGAACCAGCCACGGTGCTTACAAGTTCACCCGCAAGCCAACTGGTGAAATTTTAGCGATCAGCCGGATTGAAGAAATTCACCGCCGCCTGCCTAACACCCACTTGGTCATGCATGGTTCTTCTTCAGTTCCTGAAGACCTACTGGCGATGATTAACGAATTCGGTGGTGCCATTCCTGAGACTTATGGTGTACCCGTCGAAGAAATTCAAAAAGGCATCAAGAGCGGTGTTCGGAAAGTGAACATTGACACTGATAATCGTCTGGCTATCACCGCTGCTGTACGCGAAGCTCTGGCTGGAAATCCCAAGGAGTTTGACCCCCGTCACTTCTTGAAGCCTTCTATCACCTACATGCAAAAAGTTTGTGCTGAGCGCTATCAGCAGTTTGGCACTGCTGGCAATGCAAGCAAGATCAAACAAGTCAGCCTGGAAGAGTATGCAGCTAAGTATGCCAAAGGTGAACTAACGGCAACTATCAAGAAAGCTGCGATCGCTTAA
- the aspS gene encoding aspartate--tRNA ligase: MRTYYCGEVKKEHIGETVTLCGWVDRRRDHGGVIFLDLRDRSGIVQIVSDPQRTPDSYQDAEALRNEYVVKITGRVTARPEDSLNPKLPTGEVEVYADQIELLNSLSKQLPFQVSTSDTSEIREELRLKYRYLDLRRDRMSRNLQLRHQVVKAIRRYLEDEQGFIEVETPVLTRSTPEGARDYLVPSRVNPGEWYALPQSPQLFKQLLMVSGFDRYYQIARCFRDEDLRADRQPEFTQLDMEMSFMSQEELLQLNEELVCYIFKTVQGIELPRPFPRLTYAEAMGRYGSDKPDTRFGLELVDVSDLLKDSGFKVFSGAVAAGGIVKVLPIPGGNELISNVRIKTGGDLFKEAIEAGAKGVAYIRVRDDGEIDTIGAIKDNLTEAQKQELLERTGAKPGHLLLFGAGSADIVNKTLDRLRGAIGRELGLIDPDKINLLWVTDFPMFEWNEGEKRLEALHHPFTAPHPDDLGDLKTARAQAYDLVYNGFEVGGGSLRIYQQDIQQQVFEAIGLSPEEALNKFGFLLEAFEYGAPPHGGIAYGLDRLVMLMAKEESIRDVIAFPKTQQASCLLTDAPAGVDAKQLKELQVASTYKPKT, encoded by the coding sequence ATGCGAACTTATTATTGCGGCGAAGTTAAAAAGGAACATATTGGTGAGACCGTTACCCTGTGTGGATGGGTAGACCGTCGCCGCGACCACGGAGGTGTGATTTTTTTAGATTTGCGCGATCGCTCTGGCATTGTCCAAATCGTCAGCGACCCCCAGCGTACCCCAGATTCTTATCAAGATGCAGAAGCTCTGCGGAATGAATACGTTGTTAAAATTACAGGTCGAGTTACAGCACGTCCAGAGGATTCTCTCAACCCTAAACTGCCAACGGGTGAGGTCGAAGTCTACGCCGACCAGATCGAACTGCTCAATAGCCTAAGCAAGCAGCTACCCTTTCAGGTTTCCACGTCCGATACTTCAGAGATTCGAGAAGAGTTGCGGCTGAAGTATCGATATTTGGACTTAAGACGCGATCGCATGAGTCGTAATCTCCAACTGCGTCACCAAGTCGTCAAAGCCATTCGCCGCTACCTAGAAGACGAGCAAGGCTTCATCGAGGTTGAAACTCCAGTCCTCACCCGTTCCACCCCTGAAGGTGCCAGAGACTATCTGGTGCCCTCTCGTGTCAACCCAGGAGAGTGGTACGCCTTGCCCCAGTCCCCCCAACTTTTTAAGCAGTTGCTGATGGTATCCGGCTTTGACCGATACTATCAAATTGCCCGTTGCTTCCGGGATGAAGACCTCAGAGCTGACCGACAACCAGAATTTACTCAGTTGGACATGGAAATGAGCTTCATGTCCCAAGAAGAGCTGCTCCAGCTCAATGAAGAGTTAGTCTGTTATATCTTCAAAACGGTTCAAGGCATCGAGTTACCGCGACCTTTCCCTCGCCTCACTTATGCCGAAGCTATGGGGCGCTATGGTAGTGATAAACCCGATACACGCTTTGGTTTAGAGCTTGTTGACGTTTCTGATTTACTCAAAGATTCAGGATTCAAAGTCTTTTCGGGTGCTGTGGCGGCTGGGGGTATCGTCAAAGTATTACCCATTCCTGGCGGGAATGAACTGATTTCTAATGTGCGGATTAAAACCGGCGGCGACTTATTCAAAGAAGCAATCGAAGCCGGTGCCAAGGGTGTTGCCTATATCCGAGTGCGTGATGATGGGGAAATCGACACCATCGGGGCGATTAAAGACAACCTCACAGAAGCCCAAAAGCAAGAATTACTGGAACGCACAGGAGCTAAACCCGGTCATCTCTTGCTATTTGGAGCAGGCTCAGCCGACATCGTCAACAAAACCTTAGACCGACTGCGGGGCGCAATTGGTCGTGAACTGGGGTTAATTGACCCGGACAAGATTAACTTGTTGTGGGTGACAGACTTCCCCATGTTTGAGTGGAATGAGGGTGAGAAGCGCTTAGAGGCATTACATCACCCATTCACCGCTCCCCACCCCGATGATTTGGGGGACTTGAAAACCGCCAGGGCACAAGCCTATGACTTGGTTTATAACGGTTTTGAAGTGGGCGGCGGCAGTCTGCGGATTTACCAGCAGGACATTCAGCAGCAGGTGTTTGAAGCCATCGGTTTATCACCAGAGGAAGCTCTCAATAAGTTTGGGTTTCTGCTGGAGGCGTTTGAATATGGCGCACCCCCTCATGGTGGGATTGCCTACGGCTTAGACCGTTTGGTGATGCTGATGGCGAAAGAAGAGTCAATTCGGGATGTGATTGCCTTTCCGAAAACACAGCAGGCTAGCTGTCTGCTTACGGATGCGCCGGCTGGGGTGGATGCCAAGCAGTTGAAGGAATTACAGGTGGCTTCTACTTACAAGCCCAAGACTTAA